The Edaphobacter sp. 12200R-103 genome contains a region encoding:
- a CDS encoding ester cyclase, translating into MTSTSNQAATVHRFYEQCLNQHQSGILPEIYTEDAILHTPNGERTGLAAIQETVDGVHAMFPDHHFKVEDIIVSGDKAAARWSMTATHTAPIRGIAPTGRPITQNAIVLYRFEGDRIAEQWLQLDLAGVLRQIGVSIPGAPANR; encoded by the coding sequence ATGACCTCTACCAGCAACCAGGCAGCGACCGTCCATCGCTTTTACGAGCAGTGCCTCAACCAGCACCAGTCCGGAATCCTTCCGGAGATCTACACCGAAGACGCCATCCTCCACACCCCGAATGGCGAGAGGACCGGGTTGGCGGCCATCCAGGAGACCGTGGACGGGGTGCATGCGATGTTCCCTGATCACCACTTCAAGGTCGAGGACATCATCGTCAGCGGAGACAAGGCGGCGGCCCGCTGGTCCATGACCGCTACGCACACAGCGCCTATCCGCGGCATCGCCCCGACAGGCAGACCCATCACCCAGAACGCCATCGTCCTTTACCGCTTTGAAGGCGACAGGATCGCTGAGCAGTGGCTGCAGCTCGACTTGGCAGGAGTGCTCCGCCAGATTGGAGTCTCCATCCCCGGTGCGCCAGCGAACCGATAA
- a CDS encoding NAD(P)-dependent oxidoreductase, giving the protein MRLTILGATGGIGRRLLPLALDQGHEVTAFARAPEKISSRDARLRVIGGNLFHLNEMASAIEGSDAVLSAFGPTTLRRTNLRRDFGRVLVQAMRAAGVHRVIHVTTAFLFDEGGPIFSVMSNTLFRNVTQDHRESEHEITQPDLAWTILRPPRLLDAKPTGHPRVSAGHLPKGGFTISRADVAAFMLQEGMTPRYVQQVVGLSN; this is encoded by the coding sequence ATGCGACTCACGATTCTTGGAGCAACCGGCGGCATCGGCCGCCGCCTCCTCCCCCTCGCCCTGGACCAGGGCCATGAAGTGACTGCGTTTGCACGTGCCCCTGAGAAGATCTCCAGCCGCGACGCACGGCTTCGTGTTATCGGCGGCAATCTATTCCATCTCAATGAGATGGCATCGGCCATCGAGGGCAGCGACGCTGTCCTCTCCGCCTTCGGCCCAACCACTCTGCGCCGTACAAATCTCCGTCGCGACTTCGGCCGGGTGCTGGTTCAGGCCATGCGTGCGGCCGGCGTGCACCGGGTCATCCATGTCACCACTGCATTTCTGTTCGATGAGGGCGGCCCGATCTTCTCCGTGATGTCGAACACGCTCTTTCGGAACGTAACCCAGGATCATCGCGAGAGTGAGCATGAGATCACGCAACCCGATCTCGCGTGGACGATCCTCCGTCCTCCGCGCCTTCTCGATGCCAAACCCACTGGGCACCCACGGGTTAGCGCCGGTCATCTTCCGAAAGGCGGCTTCACCATTTCGCGAGCGGATGTCGCCGCTTTTATGCTGCAGGAAGGAATGACGCCGAGGTACGTTCAGCAGGTCGTCGGATTGAGCAATTGA
- the iscX gene encoding Fe-S cluster assembly protein IscX gives MPREIEWTDAEEIGIQLQEKYPDVDPYTVRFTDLHKYVTELPGFVGDPQKSNEGILEAIQTAWHEEYEDAK, from the coding sequence ATGCCACGCGAGATTGAGTGGACTGATGCCGAAGAGATTGGGATTCAGCTGCAGGAGAAGTATCCTGATGTTGATCCTTATACGGTCCGATTTACGGACCTGCACAAGTATGTGACGGAGTTGCCGGGCTTCGTCGGTGATCCGCAGAAGTCGAATGAGGGGATTCTGGAGGCGATCCAGACGGCCTGGCACGAGGAGTACGAGGACGCGAAGTAG
- a CDS encoding TetR/AcrR family transcriptional regulator: MKKKRSGREGGAERRAYESPTRQRQADETRRKIASAARQLLVDAGYAGMTIPAVARAAGVAVPTVYAIFGSKKGIVAELLDEARFGDGYQALIGEVRKVTDPIAMLDFPPRFARQIYEAEIPVEDLLRGAGMVAPELAAVEDERNCQRYDSQLMVIEALEQGKLLRPGLDRDAARAVLWSLTSREIFRMLVRERGWTPAAYEAWLAEALRRELLG; encoded by the coding sequence ATGAAGAAAAAGAGATCAGGCAGGGAGGGTGGCGCGGAACGGCGCGCCTATGAATCTCCTACGCGGCAGCGGCAGGCGGACGAGACTCGAAGAAAGATTGCGTCCGCTGCCCGGCAGCTGCTGGTCGATGCGGGGTATGCCGGGATGACGATACCGGCGGTCGCCAGGGCTGCAGGTGTGGCTGTTCCTACGGTGTATGCCATCTTTGGATCGAAGAAGGGAATTGTGGCCGAGCTGCTGGACGAGGCGCGGTTCGGCGATGGCTATCAGGCGCTGATCGGAGAAGTTCGCAAGGTTACCGATCCAATCGCGATGCTGGACTTTCCTCCCCGGTTTGCGCGTCAGATCTATGAGGCTGAGATTCCGGTGGAGGACCTGCTCCGAGGCGCAGGGATGGTGGCTCCTGAGCTGGCTGCGGTCGAAGACGAGCGCAACTGTCAGAGGTACGATTCGCAGCTGATGGTGATTGAGGCCCTGGAGCAGGGAAAGCTGCTCAGGCCGGGTCTCGATCGGGATGCGGCGCGGGCGGTTTTGTGGAGCCTGACGAGCCGGGAGATATTTCGGATGTTGGTTCGGGAGCGTGGGTGGACCCCGGCTGCGTATGAGGCGTGGCTGGCGGAGGCTTTGCGGAGAGAGTTGCTGGGGTGA
- a CDS encoding helix-hairpin-helix domain-containing protein, with the protein MVKQNKSAWHSSRAVWMGVLTVGGGLMITSTAALAAPALFAAPAQSAPAAQSAPAAQSQAKADPYPQLPEGAGKQTVIKVCGKCHSPTNVIANGQNQQGWEDTITKMAGLGASASDEEYTAILDYLVKNFPQVTSKVNMNQATKEDIEKQLGFSAKDADAIVAYRTKNGNFKTIEDVEKVPMINAMDVAARKNRMAF; encoded by the coding sequence ATGGTCAAACAGAACAAGTCGGCTTGGCACTCTTCACGTGCGGTCTGGATGGGAGTTCTCACGGTCGGGGGAGGTCTGATGATTACCTCCACGGCGGCCCTTGCCGCCCCTGCCCTCTTTGCAGCTCCGGCGCAGTCTGCTCCGGCGGCACAGTCTGCTCCGGCGGCACAGTCTCAGGCCAAGGCAGATCCTTATCCTCAACTGCCTGAAGGGGCCGGCAAGCAGACGGTCATCAAAGTCTGTGGAAAGTGTCATTCGCCGACCAATGTCATCGCCAACGGACAGAATCAACAAGGGTGGGAAGACACCATCACCAAGATGGCTGGTCTGGGTGCCTCGGCGTCCGATGAAGAGTACACAGCCATTCTCGACTACCTGGTCAAGAACTTCCCGCAGGTCACGTCCAAGGTCAACATGAACCAGGCGACCAAGGAAGATATTGAGAAGCAGCTTGGCTTCTCCGCCAAGGATGCCGATGCAATCGTTGCCTATCGCACCAAGAACGGAAACTTCAAAACCATCGAAGATGTCGAAAAGGTTCCGATGATCAACGCGATGGACGTCGCGGCTCGCAAGAATCGGATGGCGTTCTAA
- a CDS encoding LacI family DNA-binding transcriptional regulator, whose product MPPTQKELAKLAGVSAGTVSNVISGSTKVSERARQKVLEAIRLLNYQPNLIARSLKTNRTRTLGIVVPDITIPFFPKIIRGAECAAREHGYFLIVLDSEGSPDRESEMIALLRAQRIEGMLLVTASGEEMSPERWESISSAFPVVCLDRIPVNLDLDSVCVDDCGAAEMAITHLMTRGHTDIAVITGPLSLRNEQERVRGYRQALQKSGIPVQRSLVWNGSFEQDEVARLCQNGMLRPEGRPTALFATNGVTGLAALRSLYSIGLSTPRDFAFVTFDEITAEDFFQPGITSVVQPTFDMGYRAVEVLLERIEEGDTEGGRKRVHLPATLTVRESSGSPIDLAASHHPPLLPKKPRRRAVAAAR is encoded by the coding sequence ATGCCCCCCACACAAAAGGAGCTGGCAAAACTAGCGGGTGTATCGGCCGGCACTGTCTCGAATGTAATCAGCGGCTCGACCAAGGTCAGTGAACGGGCCCGACAGAAGGTTCTGGAAGCGATCCGGCTTCTGAACTATCAGCCGAATCTGATTGCGCGAAGCCTGAAGACAAATCGTACCCGTACACTCGGAATCGTAGTCCCTGACATCACAATCCCCTTCTTTCCGAAGATTATCCGCGGCGCGGAGTGTGCTGCACGCGAGCATGGCTACTTTCTGATCGTGCTGGATTCGGAGGGAAGCCCGGACCGCGAATCGGAGATGATTGCGCTGCTGCGGGCGCAGAGAATTGAAGGCATGCTGCTGGTCACGGCGAGCGGCGAAGAGATGAGCCCAGAGAGGTGGGAGTCGATCAGCTCCGCATTTCCCGTCGTGTGCCTCGACCGCATTCCCGTCAACCTGGATCTGGATTCAGTGTGCGTTGACGACTGCGGGGCAGCCGAAATGGCCATTACGCACCTGATGACGCGCGGCCACACGGACATTGCCGTCATCACGGGACCGCTGAGCCTGCGCAATGAGCAGGAGCGGGTGCGAGGATACCGACAGGCGCTCCAGAAGAGCGGCATTCCTGTGCAGCGCTCGCTGGTCTGGAATGGCAGCTTCGAGCAGGATGAGGTGGCCCGCCTGTGCCAGAACGGAATGCTGCGGCCGGAGGGCAGGCCGACGGCGCTGTTTGCGACCAATGGGGTGACAGGGCTGGCCGCTCTGCGAAGCCTTTACAGCATAGGACTGAGCACGCCGAGGGACTTCGCCTTTGTGACCTTCGATGAGATCACGGCGGAAGACTTCTTTCAGCCCGGCATTACATCGGTGGTGCAACCGACCTTCGACATGGGATACCGCGCAGTCGAGGTTCTGCTGGAGCGAATCGAGGAAGGGGATACGGAAGGCGGACGCAAGCGCGTTCATCTTCCCGCCACCCTGACGGTGCGCGAATCGTCAGGCTCGCCCATCGATCTGGCAGCATCGCATCATCCGCCTCTTCTCCCAAAGAAGCCTCGAAGACGCGCAGTTGCAGCAGCGCGTTGA
- a CDS encoding DinB family protein yields MELNPYARFLGDQEPIPVITATVERLHALIDPLSPAQADRNLAPGRWSVREILAHLADCEIVFAVRLRQTLAKEHHLIQPFDQNQWAERYAAYDLKSAFDMFAVARNWNLKFLTTVTADDRHHPTTHPERGTMTLWTLVETIAGHDINHLQQIEHLASQV; encoded by the coding sequence ATGGAGCTTAACCCGTACGCCAGATTTCTGGGAGATCAGGAACCGATACCGGTCATTACCGCTACGGTCGAGCGGCTCCATGCTCTCATCGATCCATTGTCACCGGCTCAGGCAGATCGCAACCTTGCGCCCGGCAGATGGAGTGTCCGGGAGATTCTTGCGCACCTGGCGGACTGCGAGATTGTCTTCGCGGTTCGTCTGCGCCAGACACTGGCGAAAGAGCACCATCTCATCCAGCCCTTCGACCAGAACCAATGGGCGGAACGCTACGCTGCTTACGACCTGAAATCGGCTTTTGACATGTTTGCGGTGGCTCGGAACTGGAACCTCAAATTTCTGACCACGGTGACCGCCGACGACCGTCATCATCCAACGACCCATCCCGAGCGGGGGACCATGACATTGTGGACCCTTGTGGAGACCATCGCGGGCCACGACATCAATCACCTGCAGCAGATCGAGCATCTGGCGTCGCAGGTCTAG
- the hscA gene encoding Fe-S protein assembly chaperone HscA yields the protein MAEERVVGIDLGTTNSLVAYMQGEAPAVIPGEDGERLVPSVVAITPQGVVVGNPAGGTLLTDPGNVVYSAKRLMGRGIEDIQEELKLFPFRLTENLKAGEVLKLKVGNKVLTPPEISAYVLTQLKRNAERFFQAPVTKAVITVPAYFNDAQRQATKDAGRIAGLEVLRLVNEPTAAALAYGLQKNKDGMIAVYDFGGGTFDISILKLHEGIFEVVATGGDTHLGGDDIDNLLIAIALDDIAGDLGQDVRNDGGAVQAIRKAVIEAKIRLSAEQTAKLDVTLPGGKQYLREITREQFEGLIASVIARTAGPCRQALKDAGVAPEAINEVVLVGGSTRIPAVRRLVSEIFQLDSRGKKPHTELNPDEVVALGAAVQADILSGSGSKATEDLLLLDVTPLSLGIEALGGVVAKIIQRNSTIPASATEHFTTGVDGQANVAIHVVQGERELAKDCRSLARFDLKGIPPMTAGLPRIEVKFLIDANGILHVSAREQRSGKEAEIEVKPTYGLTDEQVEEMILSSFDNAEEDIRARQVIEAQNEAQTILSAVEKGRKHEAWQQLTSDEIASIEQNESELKASVAGGDYRVIRQAIERLDQATRRFAELMMDSAVSGALGGKTMEAAGESIGEGPTAPHPFAKAQVIDAKQEAEAIEASVNEEATAGESTED from the coding sequence ATGGCTGAAGAGCGCGTAGTAGGGATTGACCTTGGAACGACCAACTCGCTGGTGGCCTATATGCAAGGGGAGGCTCCCGCGGTCATTCCCGGTGAGGACGGGGAGCGGCTGGTGCCTTCCGTGGTGGCTATAACGCCGCAGGGAGTAGTGGTCGGAAATCCCGCGGGAGGGACTCTGCTGACCGATCCCGGTAATGTGGTCTACTCCGCCAAGCGCCTGATGGGCCGCGGGATCGAAGACATTCAGGAAGAGTTGAAGCTGTTTCCCTTCCGGCTGACGGAGAACCTGAAGGCGGGTGAGGTTTTGAAGCTGAAGGTCGGGAACAAGGTTCTGACTCCGCCGGAGATCTCGGCGTATGTCCTGACCCAGTTGAAGAGGAATGCGGAGCGATTCTTTCAGGCTCCCGTGACGAAGGCCGTGATTACGGTCCCGGCTTACTTCAATGATGCGCAGCGCCAGGCCACCAAGGATGCGGGAAGGATCGCCGGGCTGGAGGTGCTGCGGCTGGTGAATGAGCCGACAGCGGCGGCGCTTGCCTATGGTCTGCAGAAGAACAAGGACGGCATGATTGCCGTCTATGACTTCGGCGGCGGGACATTCGATATCTCGATCCTGAAGCTGCACGAGGGCATCTTCGAGGTGGTCGCTACCGGCGGCGATACCCATCTTGGCGGGGACGACATCGACAATCTGCTGATTGCGATCGCGCTCGACGACATTGCGGGCGACCTGGGGCAGGATGTTCGGAACGACGGCGGAGCCGTGCAGGCGATCCGCAAAGCAGTAATCGAAGCAAAGATCCGGTTGTCTGCTGAGCAGACCGCAAAGTTGGATGTGACCCTGCCGGGCGGCAAGCAGTATCTGCGGGAGATTACGCGGGAGCAGTTTGAGGGGCTGATCGCCTCTGTGATCGCCAGGACCGCCGGGCCGTGCAGGCAGGCCCTGAAGGATGCCGGTGTTGCACCCGAGGCGATCAACGAGGTGGTTCTGGTCGGAGGCTCAACTCGCATTCCGGCTGTACGACGGCTGGTCTCTGAGATCTTCCAGCTTGATTCGCGTGGCAAAAAGCCACACACGGAGCTGAACCCGGATGAGGTTGTGGCGCTGGGCGCGGCGGTTCAGGCAGACATCCTGAGCGGAAGCGGATCGAAGGCAACCGAGGATTTGCTTCTGCTGGACGTTACTCCTCTGTCGTTGGGGATTGAAGCGCTGGGTGGCGTGGTTGCAAAGATCATTCAGCGCAACTCGACCATACCGGCGAGCGCGACCGAGCACTTTACGACCGGGGTGGACGGACAGGCGAATGTCGCCATCCATGTGGTTCAGGGGGAGCGTGAGCTGGCGAAGGACTGCCGCTCGCTGGCGCGGTTCGACCTGAAGGGGATTCCGCCGATGACTGCCGGGCTGCCGCGCATCGAGGTGAAGTTCCTGATCGACGCGAACGGGATTCTGCACGTGAGCGCGCGCGAACAGAGAAGCGGCAAAGAGGCAGAGATCGAGGTGAAACCGACCTATGGCCTCACCGATGAGCAGGTGGAAGAGATGATCCTCTCTTCGTTCGATAATGCGGAAGAGGATATCCGTGCCCGCCAGGTGATCGAAGCACAGAACGAGGCGCAGACCATTCTCTCTGCCGTGGAGAAGGGCAGAAAGCACGAAGCCTGGCAGCAGCTGACCTCCGATGAGATTGCGTCGATCGAACAGAACGAGAGCGAACTGAAGGCGTCGGTGGCGGGTGGCGATTACAGGGTGATCCGGCAGGCTATTGAGCGGCTGGACCAGGCGACGCGGCGGTTTGCAGAGCTGATGATGGATTCCGCCGTGAGCGGTGCGCTGGGCGGCAAGACGATGGAAGCCGCCGGTGAGAGCATAGGAGAGGGACCCACGGCACCGCATCCGTTTGCGAAGGCGCAGGTCATTGATGCGAAACAGGAAGCCGAAGCGATCGAGGCTTCGGTGAATGAAGAGGCTACGGCCGGAGAGTCGACGGAAGACTAA
- a CDS encoding 2Fe-2S iron-sulfur cluster-binding protein, whose product MSEINKDQVVDLSKPAGEGMVRVTFLPEGRTVEFPFDSLPYDGHGEPMSFLDVAENFGIFLDHACGGVCACTTCHLWVKEGEGGISEAEDKELDRMETAADVQLNSRLGCQAVIEKPGTYVVEIPEWNRNYVQEGKPAAVVKKD is encoded by the coding sequence ATGAGTGAGATCAATAAAGACCAGGTGGTGGACCTTTCAAAGCCTGCGGGCGAGGGAATGGTCCGTGTCACGTTTTTGCCGGAAGGACGAACCGTCGAGTTTCCCTTTGATTCGTTGCCTTATGACGGTCATGGCGAGCCGATGTCGTTTCTGGACGTGGCGGAAAACTTCGGTATCTTTCTGGACCACGCCTGCGGAGGGGTCTGCGCCTGCACCACCTGTCATCTGTGGGTGAAAGAGGGTGAGGGCGGAATCAGCGAGGCGGAAGACAAGGAGCTGGACCGGATGGAGACGGCGGCAGACGTGCAACTGAACTCGCGCCTGGGGTGCCAGGCGGTGATCGAGAAGCCCGGGACCTACGTCGTCGAGATTCCGGAGTGGAACCGTAACTATGTGCAGGAAGGCAAGCCTGCGGCGGTGGTAAAGAAGGACTGA